One Podarcis muralis chromosome Z, rPodMur119.hap1.1, whole genome shotgun sequence DNA segment encodes these proteins:
- the P2RY10 gene encoding putative P2Y purinoceptor 10, translating into MRVNISKEVPLSSHFASNGSAAVLLLQSISATDNCTEPRKEFQHSLYAATYTIVFIPGLLTNSMALWILCRFISKQNKNIIFMVNLATADLIQVLSLPLRIYYYINYKWPFGTFLCQLCFYLKYLNMYASICFLTCISVQRYLFLLHPFRAKGWKRRYDVAICVAVWIFVGAACLPFPLMRSSNSNDTCFTDLGVKKIGSHVSSVLLMLVAEIVGFLTPLITIVYCTWKTKASLQECHIPLQNTTEKQKALRMVATCAIVFFVCFTPYHIVFFFFMMVKEDVIRDCGARWFILHLHPFCLSLASLNCCLDPILYFFTTSEFKGQVSRHSSLAIRSRLMSRESASSVKE; encoded by the exons ATGAG ggtaAATATTTCCAAAGAAGTGCCCCTTTCATCTCACTTTGCCTCTAATGGGAGtgcagctgtgctgctgctgcagagcatTAGTGCAACAGACAATTGCACAGAACCCAGAAAAGAGTTCCAGCATTCCCTTTATGCAGCGACGTACACCATCGTCTTCATCCCAGGCCTCCTGACCAACAGCATGGCCCTGTGGATTTTATGCCGCTTCAtcagcaagcaaaacaaaaacatcatCTTCATGGTTAATTTGGCCACTGCTGACCTCATTCAAGTCCTTTCCTTGCCTCTGCGGATATATTATTACATCAACTACAAGTGGCCATTTGGAACCTTCCTCTGCCAGCTCTGCTTCTATCTGAAGTATCTTAACATGTATGCCAGCATTTGCTTCCTTACGTGCATCAGCGTTCAAAGgtacctcttccttctccatccaTTCAGGGCCAAAGGGTGGAAACGGAGGTACGACGTGGCCATATGTGTTGCTGTGTGGATCTTTGTTGGAGCTGCTTGCTTGCCATTTCCATTGATGAGAAGTTCAAACAGCAATGATACTTGCTTTACCGACCTTGGCGTCAAGAAAATAGGCAGCCATGTCAGCTCAGTTCTGTTGATGCTAGTGGCTGAAATTGTTGGGTTTTTGACCCCTCTCATCACCATTGTCTACTGCACTTGGAAGACAAAAGCCTCCCTCCAAGAATGCCATATCCCTCTGCAAAACACTACTGAGAAGCAGAAGGCACTACGGATGGTTGCTACGTGTGCCATTGTCTTCTTCGTGTGTTTCACGCCATATCACattgtgtttttcttctttatgATGGTGAAAGAGGACGTTATCAGAGACTGCGGCGCACGCTGGTTTATCCTGCACCTGCACCCTTTCTGCTTAAGCCTTGCAAGTCTTAACTGTTGCTTAGATCCAATCCTCTATTTCTTCACAACATCAGAATTCAAGGGTCAGGTGTCAAGACACAGCAGCTTGGCCATCAGGAGTCGTCTGATGAGCAGAGAAAGTGCTTCTTCTGTTAAGGAATAA